A window from Pseudomonas moraviensis encodes these proteins:
- a CDS encoding MFS transporter — protein sequence MTTTPHAMTRGMVLLFAFCCGAIVANIYYAQPIIGLIAPDIGLSDTMASFIVSLTQIGYALGLFFLVPLGDLLENRRLMIITTLVAIASLLGAAFTEQPNVFLLISLLVGFSSVSVQILIPLAAHLAPEESRGRVVGGIMGGLLLGILLARPVSSVVADHLGWRAMFMIAAALMAAISVVLALTVPKRQPDHSATYGQLIGSLWTLLRQQPVLRQRAFYQGCMFATFSLFWTAVPLELARNHGLSQSEIAIFALVGAIGAIAAPISGRLADAGHTRIASLLAMLFASLSFLPAFIHPVYSVIGLAVTGVVLDFCVQMNMVLGQRAVYSLDAKSRGRLNALYMTSIFIGGAFGSSVASAVYEHGGWLWIVIVGSVFPLLALLRFLSASQNASLAQRKVAS from the coding sequence ATGACCACCACTCCTCACGCAATGACCCGAGGCATGGTCCTGCTGTTCGCGTTCTGCTGCGGCGCCATCGTTGCCAACATCTACTACGCACAGCCGATCATCGGCCTGATCGCGCCGGACATCGGCCTCTCCGACACCATGGCCAGTTTCATCGTCTCGCTGACCCAGATCGGTTACGCGCTGGGCCTGTTCTTTCTTGTGCCGCTGGGCGATCTGCTGGAAAACCGGCGGCTGATGATCATCACCACGCTGGTGGCGATCGCCAGTCTGCTGGGCGCGGCGTTTACCGAGCAGCCCAACGTGTTTCTGCTGATCTCGCTGCTGGTCGGCTTCAGCTCGGTGTCGGTGCAGATCCTGATTCCGCTGGCCGCGCATCTGGCGCCGGAAGAATCCCGTGGCCGCGTGGTCGGCGGCATCATGGGCGGTCTGCTGCTGGGTATTCTGCTGGCGCGACCGGTGTCGAGCGTGGTCGCCGACCACCTCGGCTGGCGTGCCATGTTCATGATCGCCGCAGCGTTGATGGCGGCAATCAGCGTGGTGCTGGCACTGACCGTACCCAAGCGCCAGCCCGATCACAGCGCCACCTATGGCCAATTGATCGGCTCGCTGTGGACACTGCTGCGCCAACAACCCGTGCTGCGTCAGCGGGCGTTTTATCAGGGCTGCATGTTTGCCACGTTCAGCCTGTTCTGGACCGCCGTGCCGCTGGAACTGGCGCGCAACCATGGCCTGTCGCAAAGCGAAATCGCTATATTCGCCCTGGTCGGCGCCATCGGTGCCATTGCCGCACCGATCAGCGGCCGCCTCGCCGATGCCGGGCACACACGCATCGCCTCGCTGCTGGCCATGCTCTTCGCCAGCCTGAGCTTCCTGCCCGCCTTCATCCACCCGGTCTACAGCGTCATCGGCCTGGCCGTGACCGGCGTGGTCCTCGACTTCTGCGTGCAGATGAACATGGTCCTCGGCCAACGCGCGGTGTACTCGCTGGACGCAAAAAGCCGTGGTCGACTGAACGCGCTGTACATGACCAGCATCTTCATCGGCGGCGCCTTCGGCTCGTCGGTAGCCAGCGCGGTGTACGAGCATGGCGGCTGGTTGTGGATCGTGATTGTCGGCAGCGTGTTCCCGTTGTTGGCGTTGTTGCGGTTTTTGAGTGCATCGCAAAACGCCTCTCTGGCGCAACGCAAAGTCGCGTCCTGA
- a CDS encoding type II toxin-antitoxin system HicB family antitoxin: MQYPICIEWGDENTAIGIQIPDIPGAVTAGDSFEEAYNAAVEVAHLMLQEIAAAGQAIPMPTSAAAHRSHPDFAGMGWGMLELDISPYLGKTEKVNVTLPGYVIQRIDRYVREHNVKSRSSFLADAAMEKLVRY; the protein is encoded by the coding sequence ATGCAATATCCCATCTGCATCGAGTGGGGTGACGAGAACACTGCCATCGGTATTCAAATCCCCGATATTCCCGGCGCAGTCACGGCCGGGGACAGCTTCGAAGAGGCTTACAACGCGGCCGTGGAAGTCGCGCATCTCATGCTGCAGGAGATCGCGGCGGCCGGGCAGGCGATTCCGATGCCGACTTCGGCAGCGGCGCATCGCAGCCATCCGGATTTTGCCGGGATGGGCTGGGGCATGCTGGAGCTGGATATCTCGCCGTATCTGGGCAAGACCGAGAAGGTCAACGTTACGCTGCCTGGCTATGTGATTCAGCGTATTGATCGCTATGTGCGCGAGCATAACGTCAAAAGCCGCTCCTCGTTTCTGGCGGATGCGGCGATGGAGAAACTGGTGCGGTATTGA
- a CDS encoding helix-turn-helix domain-containing protein, which produces MPTPIPSTTNLPVEREVKAAIEGQRTLTAFLATGFDTQRIQIFDEQNEAHSVELPTSALRLLSDILAALAEGNAVKVVPIHAELTTQEAADLLNVSRPHMIKLLESGEISYHKTGKHRRVRFADLMEYKTRRDTASEQAMTLLAEQAQALRTGYE; this is translated from the coding sequence ATGCCCACTCCAATTCCTTCCACTACAAATTTGCCAGTTGAACGCGAAGTCAAAGCCGCGATTGAAGGCCAGCGCACCCTCACCGCTTTCCTCGCCACAGGTTTCGATACCCAGCGAATCCAGATTTTTGATGAGCAGAATGAAGCCCACAGCGTCGAGCTGCCAACGTCGGCATTGCGCTTGCTGAGCGATATCCTCGCAGCGCTGGCGGAGGGCAACGCTGTGAAGGTCGTGCCGATCCATGCCGAGCTGACCACTCAAGAAGCTGCCGATCTGCTCAACGTCTCACGTCCGCACATGATCAAACTGCTGGAGAGCGGTGAGATTTCCTACCACAAAACAGGCAAGCACCGACGTGTGCGTTTTGCCGATCTGATGGAATATAAAACCCGGCGAGACACCGCCAGCGAGCAGGCAATGACGCTTCTCGCGGAGCAGGCACAGGCGCTAAGGACAGGATACGAGTGA
- a CDS encoding PIN domain-containing protein: MRHSSFTAVYDACVLYPAPLRDFLMWLALSGLYRARWTQEIHHEWKRNLLKNRSDLTLEQLDRTSQLMDLAIPDACIDGYEDLVSGLTLPDENDRHVLAAAIRCGADVIVTFNLKDFPSCHLAPYGIEAQHPDEFVENLFHLDSAAVVAAAQSQRRQLKTPTVEVDKYLGFLQRQGLVESVKALGNYRAIL, from the coding sequence GTGAGGCATTCCTCTTTCACTGCTGTATACGATGCATGCGTCTTATATCCGGCCCCTTTGAGAGACTTCCTTATGTGGCTCGCGTTGTCTGGGCTGTATCGAGCTCGCTGGACTCAGGAAATACACCACGAATGGAAGCGTAACTTATTGAAGAACAGGTCCGACCTGACCCTCGAACAACTCGATCGCACATCGCAATTGATGGACCTGGCCATTCCAGATGCGTGTATCGATGGCTATGAAGACTTGGTGTCAGGCCTGACGCTGCCTGATGAGAACGACCGCCATGTTCTGGCGGCCGCTATCCGATGCGGTGCCGATGTAATAGTGACGTTCAACCTGAAAGATTTCCCCTCCTGTCACCTCGCGCCATATGGCATCGAAGCTCAACACCCGGATGAGTTTGTGGAAAACCTTTTTCATCTTGATTCGGCTGCCGTCGTCGCTGCGGCTCAAAGCCAGCGACGGCAATTGAAAACGCCCACTGTGGAGGTGGACAAATATCTTGGCTTTCTCCAGCGGCAAGGCTTGGTCGAATCGGTAAAGGCGTTAGGTAACTATCGAGCGATTCTCTGA
- the ccmI gene encoding c-type cytochrome biogenesis protein CcmI, which translates to MIDFWLAAGLLLLVALSFLLIPVLRERRAQREEDRTALNVALYQERVAELQAQQAEGVLDAAQLDSGRAEAARELLADTEGVTAPRVSRLGKPLPLLAAVLVPVLGLGLYLHFGAADKVELTREFAQAPQSMEEMTQRLERAVAAQPDSAEGLYFLGRTYMAQDRPADAAKMFERAANLAGRQPELLGQWAQAQYFADGKKWSEKIQALTDEALKADPKEVTSLGLLGIAAFEGERYQEAIDYWNRLLAQLPPEDNSRAALQGGIERAAERLKASGGQVAEAPAPKAALLKVSVDLASELKGKVQPGDSVFIFARATSGPPAPLAAKRLTVADLPVTVELGDADAMMPQLKLSNFPEVQLVARISRAGQPTAGEWIGRSGPLASSTTAPQKLTIDSPDQ; encoded by the coding sequence ATGATTGATTTCTGGCTCGCCGCAGGGCTGTTGCTTCTGGTCGCCCTGAGTTTTCTGCTGATCCCGGTGCTGCGCGAACGCCGCGCTCAGCGTGAAGAAGATCGCACCGCGCTGAACGTCGCGCTGTATCAGGAGCGGGTTGCCGAACTGCAAGCGCAGCAGGCCGAAGGCGTGCTCGATGCCGCGCAACTGGACAGTGGCCGCGCGGAAGCTGCACGTGAATTGCTCGCCGACACCGAAGGCGTCACCGCACCGCGTGTCTCGCGCCTTGGCAAGCCGTTGCCGCTGCTGGCCGCCGTGTTGGTGCCGGTGCTGGGCCTTGGTCTGTACCTGCATTTCGGCGCCGCCGACAAAGTCGAACTGACCCGCGAATTCGCCCAGGCACCACAGTCGATGGAAGAGATGACCCAGCGTCTGGAGCGTGCGGTCGCCGCACAACCGGATTCCGCCGAAGGTCTGTATTTCCTCGGCCGTACCTACATGGCTCAAGACCGCCCGGCGGATGCGGCGAAGATGTTCGAGCGCGCCGCCAACCTCGCCGGTCGCCAGCCGGAACTGCTTGGCCAGTGGGCGCAGGCGCAGTATTTCGCCGACGGTAAGAAATGGTCAGAGAAGATTCAGGCACTGACCGACGAAGCGCTGAAGGCCGACCCGAAAGAAGTCACCAGCCTCGGCCTGCTCGGTATCGCCGCGTTCGAAGGCGAGCGGTATCAAGAAGCAATCGACTACTGGAATCGCCTGCTCGCGCAACTGCCGCCGGAAGACAACTCGCGCGCTGCGCTGCAAGGCGGCATCGAGCGTGCCGCCGAACGCCTGAAGGCCAGCGGTGGTCAGGTTGCCGAGGCACCGGCGCCGAAAGCTGCGTTGCTGAAAGTCAGCGTTGATCTCGCGAGCGAACTCAAAGGCAAGGTGCAACCGGGCGACAGCGTGTTCATCTTCGCCCGCGCCACTTCTGGCCCACCGGCGCCGCTGGCGGCCAAACGCCTGACCGTCGCCGACCTGCCAGTGACCGTCGAACTGGGCGACGCCGATGCAATGATGCCGCAGTTGAAACTGTCCAACTTCCCTGAAGTCCAACTGGTTGCGCGCATCTCTCGGGCCGGTCAACCGACTGCCGGGGAATGGATCGGTCGCAGCGGCCCCTTGGCCAGCAGCACCACTGCGCCACAAAAACTGACCATCGACAGCCCGGACCAGTAA
- a CDS encoding cytochrome c-type biogenesis protein has product MKRFLAAVLLGLSLAGVAQAAIDTYEFANEGDRERFRELTKELRCPKCQNQDIADSNAPIAADLRKEIFRMLGEGKDNQQIIDFMVDRYGDFVRYKPALNAKTVLLWFGPAGLLLGGFVVIVLIVRRRRGQRAETPSSLSAEERQRLDQLLDKNQE; this is encoded by the coding sequence ATGAAGCGTTTTCTCGCAGCAGTGCTGTTGGGCTTGAGCCTGGCCGGTGTCGCCCAAGCGGCCATCGACACCTACGAGTTCGCCAACGAGGGCGACCGCGAGCGTTTCCGCGAACTGACCAAGGAACTGCGCTGCCCCAAGTGCCAGAACCAGGATATCGCCGACTCCAACGCGCCGATCGCCGCCGACCTGCGCAAAGAGATTTTCCGCATGCTCGGCGAGGGCAAGGATAATCAGCAGATCATCGACTTCATGGTCGATCGCTATGGTGATTTCGTCCGCTACAAACCGGCGCTCAATGCGAAGACCGTGCTGTTGTGGTTCGGCCCGGCCGGTCTGCTGCTCGGCGGTTTCGTAGTGATCGTGCTGATCGTGCGCAGGCGTCGCGGGCAACGTGCCGAAACCCCGTCATCGCTGTCTGCCGAAGAACGTCAGCGCCTCGACCAACTGTTGGATAAAAACCAAGAATGA
- a CDS encoding DsbE family thiol:disulfide interchange protein yields the protein MRRWLMLLPLAIFLLVAVFLYRGLYLDPAELPSAMINKPFPEFSLPSVQGDKTLTKADILGKPALVNVWGTWCISCRVEHPVLNKLAERGVVIYGINYKDTNADALKWLAEFHNPYALDIRDDEGSLGLNLGVYGAPETFFIDAKGVIRDKFVGVIDEQVWREKLAAKYQALVDEATP from the coding sequence ATGAGGCGTTGGTTGATGTTATTGCCGCTGGCGATTTTTCTGCTGGTGGCGGTGTTTCTTTATCGTGGCCTGTATCTCGATCCGGCGGAGTTGCCGTCGGCGATGATCAACAAGCCGTTCCCGGAGTTTTCCCTGCCGAGCGTGCAGGGTGACAAGACACTGACGAAGGCCGACATCCTCGGCAAACCGGCGCTGGTCAATGTCTGGGGCACCTGGTGCATTTCCTGCCGGGTCGAGCATCCGGTGCTGAACAAACTCGCCGAGCGCGGCGTGGTGATCTACGGCATCAACTACAAGGACACCAACGCCGATGCCTTGAAATGGCTGGCCGAGTTCCACAATCCGTACGCGCTGGATATTCGTGATGACGAAGGCTCGCTGGGCCTCAACCTCGGTGTCTACGGCGCGCCGGAAACCTTCTTCATCGATGCCAAAGGCGTCATCCGCGACAAGTTCGTCGGGGTGATCGACGAGCAGGTCTGGCGCGAGAAACTCGCGGCCAAGTATCAGGCGCTGGTCGATGAGGCCACGCCATGA